A window of the Luoshenia tenuis genome harbors these coding sequences:
- the frr gene encoding ribosome recycling factor, translating into MANDVLATAKEKMAKTQSVLQKELSSLRAGRANPQLLDRITVDYYGTPTPLTQIGNISAPEPRMLVISLWDTSMISAVEKAINASDLGIHPSNDGKVIRLVVPELTEERRKELVKLVKKQGEEAKVAVRAIRRDANDALKKMQKASEITEDDLKTLEADVQKATDKAIKEIDGILAQKEKEVMSV; encoded by the coding sequence ATGGCAAACGACGTACTGGCTACGGCGAAAGAAAAAATGGCCAAGACCCAGAGTGTACTCCAAAAAGAGCTTTCCAGCTTGCGCGCCGGACGGGCGAACCCGCAGCTGTTAGACCGCATTACAGTCGATTATTACGGCACGCCCACCCCGCTGACCCAGATCGGCAACATCTCGGCGCCCGAGCCGCGGATGCTGGTGATCTCCCTTTGGGATACCAGCATGATCTCGGCAGTGGAAAAGGCGATCAACGCCTCGGATCTGGGCATCCATCCTTCCAACGATGGTAAGGTGATCCGCCTGGTGGTGCCGGAGCTGACCGAGGAGCGCCGCAAAGAGCTGGTCAAACTGGTGAAAAAGCAGGGCGAAGAGGCCAAGGTGGCGGTGCGCGCCATCCGCCGGGATGCCAACGACGCGCTGAAAAAGATGCAAAAGGCCAGCGAGATTACCGAGGACGACCTCAAAACGTTGGAAGCGGACGTGCAAAAGGCGACGGATAAGGCCATTAAAGAGATCGACGGCATCCTTGCGCAAAAAGAAAAGGAAGTTATGTCGGTTTAA
- a CDS encoding M50 family metallopeptidase yields the protein MGAIFSNIGAILIALLALSIIVMVHEFGHFIAGKAVGMQVLEFSIGMGPKIVQKERKGTMYSLRWLPIGGYCRFLGEDESDDDPRAMNNISVGRRAIMVAAGALMNFVFAFVVAALLLMFFGGDYSSRIVTVDEGRPAIEAGLMAGDKIVSVNGVAVETASQARTEIQKDPTQPITLTVEREGQLVENLVMTPVYDEASQSYLIGITFGERIPLSFFEAIKQAGQMLVDIVTQMFVFLKNLIFKFEGAQDLGGPVRIVSILGDAAKIGFAGTWDAITLAIKNLMMFGVLISINLGVINLLPIPGMDGARLVFIAIEAIRGKPIPPEKEGMVHFCGLVFMMGLFVVLTFQDIRALIFPGT from the coding sequence ATGGGCGCTATTTTTTCAAACATCGGCGCGATCCTGATCGCGCTATTGGCACTGAGCATCATCGTCATGGTGCACGAGTTTGGTCACTTTATCGCCGGCAAGGCGGTGGGCATGCAGGTTTTGGAGTTTTCTATCGGCATGGGACCCAAGATCGTCCAAAAAGAGCGCAAGGGCACGATGTATTCCCTTCGCTGGCTGCCCATCGGCGGATACTGCCGCTTTTTGGGCGAGGATGAATCCGACGACGACCCTAGGGCCATGAACAATATCTCCGTGGGGCGGCGGGCCATCATGGTGGCGGCGGGGGCGCTGATGAACTTTGTGTTCGCCTTTGTGGTGGCGGCGTTGTTGCTGATGTTTTTCGGCGGCGATTATTCCAGCCGGATCGTAACGGTGGACGAAGGCCGCCCGGCCATTGAGGCAGGGCTGATGGCCGGGGATAAGATCGTATCGGTCAACGGCGTAGCGGTGGAGACCGCTTCCCAGGCCAGGACAGAGATTCAGAAAGACCCTACCCAGCCCATTACCCTTACGGTGGAGCGGGAGGGTCAGCTCGTGGAGAACCTGGTCATGACGCCGGTATATGACGAAGCCAGCCAGAGTTATCTAATCGGCATCACCTTTGGGGAGCGCATCCCCTTAAGCTTTTTTGAGGCCATCAAACAGGCCGGGCAGATGCTAGTGGATATCGTGACCCAGATGTTCGTGTTCCTTAAAAACCTGATCTTCAAATTTGAGGGAGCGCAGGATCTGGGCGGCCCGGTGCGCATCGTCAGCATTTTGGGGGATGCGGCCAAGATCGGCTTTGCCGGGACCTGGGACGCCATCACCCTGGCGATCAAAAACCTGATGATGTTTGGCGTTTTGATCAGCATCAACCTGGGCGTGATCAACCTTTTGCCCATCCCCGGCATGGACGGGGCGCGGCTGGTGTTCATCGCCATTGAGGCCATCCGCGGCAAGCCCATCCCCCCGGAGAAAGAGGGCATGGTGCACTTTTGCGGGCTGGTCTTTATGATGGGGCTGTTTGTGGTGCTGACCTTCCAAGATATCCGGGCGCTGATATTCCCCGGGACATAA
- the ispG gene encoding flavodoxin-dependent (E)-4-hydroxy-3-methylbut-2-enyl-diphosphate synthase → MQRKNTRQVTVGGVPIGGGAPIPVQSMTNTDTRDIDATVAQIMRMKDAGCDIVRMSIYDEACAMAIGEIKRQSGMPLVADIHFDYRLALKAIEQGIDKLRINPGNIGEPGRVRKVVSAAKERNIPIRIGVNAGSLDKKILDKYHGPTPQGMVESAMEHIAILEELNFDQIVVALKASNVCDTVESYRLMAEKRDYPLHLGVTEAGTPRAGIVKSAIGIGALLLDGIGDTLRVSLTGDVVREVETGIEILRSLGLRRQGMEIVSCPTCGRCNIDLEQIVYEVERLVGTVEAPIKVAIMGCAVNGPGEARQADVGIAGGKDKGVLFKRGQQVCAVPGDQLASRLAQEILEMTGAGSKR, encoded by the coding sequence ATGCAAAGGAAAAATACGCGGCAAGTGACGGTAGGCGGCGTGCCCATCGGCGGGGGGGCGCCCATCCCGGTACAGTCGATGACCAATACGGATACGCGGGATATTGACGCTACGGTAGCGCAGATCATGCGGATGAAGGACGCAGGCTGCGATATCGTGCGCATGTCCATCTATGATGAGGCCTGCGCCATGGCCATTGGCGAGATCAAGCGCCAGAGCGGTATGCCGCTGGTGGCGGATATCCACTTTGATTACCGTCTGGCGCTCAAGGCGATTGAGCAGGGCATCGATAAACTGCGCATCAACCCCGGCAATATCGGGGAACCCGGGCGGGTGCGCAAAGTGGTTTCTGCGGCCAAGGAGCGGAATATCCCCATCCGCATCGGCGTAAACGCCGGTTCGCTGGATAAAAAGATATTGGACAAGTATCATGGCCCCACGCCTCAGGGGATGGTAGAGAGCGCCATGGAGCATATCGCGATTTTGGAGGAGCTGAACTTCGACCAGATCGTGGTGGCGCTTAAGGCGTCTAACGTGTGCGATACGGTAGAAAGCTACCGCCTGATGGCCGAAAAGCGGGACTATCCGCTGCACCTGGGGGTGACCGAGGCGGGGACGCCCAGGGCTGGGATCGTCAAGAGCGCCATCGGCATCGGCGCGCTGCTGCTGGACGGCATTGGCGATACGCTGCGGGTCTCCCTGACGGGGGATGTGGTGCGCGAGGTGGAGACCGGCATCGAGATCCTGCGCAGCCTGGGGCTGCGCCGCCAGGGGATGGAGATCGTCTCCTGTCCCACCTGCGGGCGGTGCAATATCGACTTGGAACAGATCGTCTATGAGGTAGAGCGCCTGGTGGGTACAGTGGAGGCGCCCATCAAGGTGGCGATCATGGGCTGTGCGGTCAACGGCCCCGGCGAGGCCCGGCAGGCGGATGTAGGCATCGCCGGCGGCAAGGACAAGGGCGTGCTCTTTAAGCGCGGCCAGCAGGTATGCGCCGTGCCCGGGGATCAGCTGGCCAGCCGGTTGGCGCAGGAGATCCTGGAGATGACCGGGGCAGGGTCAAAGCGTTAA
- a CDS encoding 1-deoxy-D-xylulose-5-phosphate reductoisomerase: protein MGDTEKIKLAVLGSTGSIGTQALSVAAAHPDKIKVTALCAYSQAEKLLEQIHFFHPAMACLVDEAAAARIAGEVPKGTQLVTGRAAMIALAAWEGADTCLVAVVGIAGLEAVLAAAKAGKRIALANKEALVTGGALVLEAVHKGGAELLPVDSEHGAIFQCIQGNADGKRVEKIWLTASGGPFRGYTADQMAQVTVEQALNHPNWAMGAKITIDSATMMNKGLEVIEARWLFGLAPERIQVAVHPQSIVHSAVAFCDGSVLAQLGVADMRIPIQYALLYPERMESPAQHLDLFTCPPLTFEAPDYARFPCLRLAYEALQAGGAAPVVLNGANEVAVAKFLNSQIGFMDIPRLVEYALEQGAHLKADTIGEVVEADRLSRIWAANK from the coding sequence TTGGGTGATACGGAAAAAATCAAGCTGGCGGTACTGGGCAGTACCGGTTCAATCGGCACACAGGCGCTGTCCGTTGCGGCTGCGCACCCGGATAAGATAAAAGTGACGGCGCTCTGCGCCTACAGCCAGGCGGAAAAATTGCTGGAGCAGATCCACTTTTTCCACCCGGCTATGGCCTGCTTGGTGGATGAGGCGGCCGCCGCGCGCATTGCCGGGGAGGTGCCTAAGGGCACGCAGCTGGTCACCGGCCGCGCCGCCATGATCGCCCTGGCCGCCTGGGAGGGCGCGGATACCTGCCTGGTTGCGGTGGTAGGCATTGCGGGCCTGGAGGCGGTGCTGGCTGCGGCCAAGGCGGGCAAGCGCATCGCCCTGGCCAATAAGGAGGCGCTGGTCACCGGCGGGGCGCTGGTGCTGGAGGCGGTCCACAAGGGCGGGGCAGAGCTCTTGCCTGTGGACAGCGAGCACGGGGCGATCTTCCAATGCATCCAGGGCAACGCGGACGGCAAAAGGGTAGAAAAAATATGGTTGACAGCGTCCGGCGGTCCGTTTAGGGGCTATACCGCGGACCAGATGGCGCAGGTCACGGTGGAGCAGGCGCTCAATCACCCCAACTGGGCCATGGGGGCGAAGATCACCATCGATTCTGCCACCATGATGAATAAGGGGCTGGAAGTCATCGAGGCGCGCTGGCTGTTTGGCCTGGCGCCGGAGCGCATACAGGTAGCGGTGCACCCGCAGAGCATCGTCCACTCGGCGGTGGCGTTTTGCGATGGATCTGTGCTGGCACAGTTGGGGGTGGCGGATATGCGCATCCCGATCCAGTATGCACTGCTCTATCCAGAGCGTATGGAGAGCCCGGCGCAGCATCTGGATCTTTTTACCTGCCCGCCGCTCACCTTTGAAGCGCCGGATTATGCGCGCTTCCCCTGTCTGCGCCTGGCTTACGAGGCCCTGCAGGCGGGCGGCGCGGCGCCGGTGGTGCTCAACGGGGCGAACGAGGTTGCCGTGGCTAAATTTTTAAATTCGCAAATTGGGTTTATGGATATTCCAAGATTGGTAGAATATGCTTTAGAGCAGGGGGCGCATTTAAAGGCGGATACGATAGGAGAGGTCGTAGAGGCCGACCGGTTGTCGCGCATCTGGGCTGCAAATAAATAA
- a CDS encoding phosphatidate cytidylyltransferase produces MGTRIITGIVALCMVAFFLTFRGWAADLMLIAFLLVAQWEVLTALKSKYPKIGRWPVYIFGILLLPAFLWKGLTGAVILLSACLVAQMTCALFEGRSVDNIIAGSFTLLYPSLPFAFLIALNHWPDYWVGLYGLLIAVAGSSICDIGAYFTGTFIGKHKLCPEISPKKTVEGAIGGFVWNLIFCMGVGYFAQGAGIPLWHFAILAVLSSLAGELGDLAASQIKRFCGIKDYGKVFPGHGGVMDRFDGIVFNAVAVFGYFTLFLL; encoded by the coding sequence ATGGGAACACGCATCATAACGGGTATCGTCGCGCTATGTATGGTGGCGTTTTTTCTGACCTTCCGCGGTTGGGCGGCGGACCTGATGCTGATTGCCTTTTTGCTGGTGGCCCAGTGGGAAGTGCTGACTGCGCTCAAAAGTAAATATCCCAAGATCGGGCGGTGGCCGGTCTATATTTTCGGCATCCTGCTGCTGCCGGCCTTTTTGTGGAAGGGCCTTACCGGCGCGGTGATCCTGCTTTCCGCCTGCCTGGTGGCGCAGATGACCTGCGCGCTGTTCGAGGGGCGAAGTGTGGATAACATTATCGCAGGTTCGTTTACCCTCTTATATCCCTCGCTGCCCTTCGCGTTTTTGATCGCGCTCAACCACTGGCCGGATTATTGGGTGGGCCTGTACGGTCTGCTCATCGCGGTGGCGGGTTCGTCCATCTGCGATATTGGGGCGTACTTTACCGGCACCTTTATCGGCAAACACAAGCTCTGCCCGGAGATCAGCCCCAAAAAGACGGTGGAGGGCGCCATTGGCGGCTTTGTGTGGAACTTGATCTTTTGCATGGGGGTAGGGTATTTTGCCCAAGGCGCGGGCATTCCCCTGTGGCATTTTGCGATTTTGGCGGTGCTCAGTTCTCTGGCCGGGGAGCTTGGGGATCTGGCGGCCTCGCAGATCAAGCGGTTTTGCGGCATTAAGGATTATGGCAAAGTCTTTCCAGGTCACGGCGGGGTGATGGACCGGTTTGACGGCATCGTCTTTAACGCAGTGGCGGTATTTGGATACTTTACGTTGTTCCTCTTGTAG
- a CDS encoding PolC-type DNA polymerase III has product MSAKALQQGWQKITQRGGLAHWQSLLQLQGVRVNPKREELVFSLAGKSCIPAQELADLKQALQEEFKDWSRVEVSVVYPDMGDALRNDLPQYTAQLAEGLSEKLPSARVWLAGADWKSEGNKLNVQVHNPAGRDFLRDCGGAQALEEIIKSQFGCEMRVEFTCDCKQDEAIAQHEELQKQATAQLLSQTLKEARKKPEKKKSATPSVIYGNAIKTKPIPMRELAEDSGTVCIEGEIIGVEVKDLRNGKQIINFDMTDYTNSFSVKLFVEPNSGVQDHLKPGGYVRVKGPVVFDKFQRETVIMANDIGAAEAPVRVDTAEVKRVELHLHTQMSAMDALTPVKDLFKQAHAWGHEAVAITDHGVVQAFPDAYAAAKANGMKAIFGVEGYLVDDAVPIVRRPGDKRLHTETVVFDIETTGLSVAKCGITEIGAVKVRDGEIIDRFSSFTNPGRPIPLNIVKLTGITDEMVAAAPDNATVVRQFLDFCGDAALCAHNAPFDISFIRHTAKQNGWTFEPTVIDTLTLARNLYPELRSHKLNIVADHLGVSLKNHHRAVHDAEATALILLRQLEQLKQMGLERLSQVNGAFSEQVDTKKLPSYHIVLLVENQEGLQNLYKLVSASHLKYYHRRPRIPRTLLNRLRGGLIVGSACQAGELFKAFLNGEDDDRIAELAEFYDYYEIQPDANNAFLVREGTLPDFEALHDINKRIIALGEKYSKPVVATGDVHFLHPHDAEYRAILTHGMGFDDADEQSPLYFKSTDEMLEEFSYLGQEEAMRVVVHAPRAIAEKCASLKPYPDDLHAPRIDGADDDIREMATKKAHEIYGEVLPEVVEKRLKKELDAIINNGFAVLYLIAHKLVKKSLDDHYLVGSRGSVGSSFVATMCDITEVNPLPPHYICPNCKHCEFVHQEGMADITGVDLPDAVCPECGTPYKKQGYGIPFEVFLGFKGDKVPDIDLNFSGVYQPTAHKYVEELFGSDHVFRAGTIATIAEKTAYGYVRKYLEDKGRVALNAEINRLVKGSAGVKRTTGQHPGGIIVVPKDRDIHEFTAVQRPADDVNSGTITTHFDFNSLHDRLVKLDILGHDDPTSIRMLEDLTGINAREIPLDDPKTMQIFSSTEPLGITPEDIDCPVGTFGIPEFGTRFVRQMLVETKPTTMAELVRISGLSHGTDVWTNNAQDLIRDGVCSLNQCICTRDDIMNQLMNYMDSADAFAIMESVRKGKGLVLKRKDGAVDMEPKMREAGVPEWFIDSCKKIKYMFPKAHAVAYVTMGFRIAYCKVNYPKAFYATYFTVRADEFEAGMVTGGIPGIKAKIKEFDGRNGLSPREKSILTMLEISLEMYCRGIQFLPVDLYASDATEFLIEPEGIRLPFTAIPGLGANAAQSVVEERKNGKFISIEEIGRRTKLSRSVLEVMQEMGCLGDLPKTSQVTLF; this is encoded by the coding sequence TTGTCGGCAAAGGCGTTACAGCAGGGATGGCAGAAGATTACACAGCGGGGAGGACTGGCCCATTGGCAGTCCCTTTTACAGCTGCAGGGGGTTCGGGTGAATCCCAAGCGGGAGGAGCTGGTCTTTTCCCTTGCGGGGAAAAGCTGTATCCCCGCCCAGGAGCTGGCCGACTTAAAGCAGGCCCTGCAGGAGGAATTTAAGGATTGGAGCCGGGTAGAGGTATCCGTGGTCTACCCCGATATGGGGGATGCCCTGCGCAATGACCTGCCCCAGTATACTGCGCAGTTGGCCGAGGGATTGAGCGAGAAACTGCCCTCGGCGCGCGTGTGGCTGGCGGGAGCCGACTGGAAAAGCGAGGGCAATAAACTCAACGTGCAGGTCCATAACCCCGCGGGCAGGGATTTCCTGCGGGATTGCGGCGGCGCCCAGGCGTTGGAGGAGATCATCAAAAGCCAGTTCGGCTGTGAGATGCGGGTAGAATTCACCTGCGATTGCAAGCAGGATGAGGCCATCGCCCAGCACGAGGAGCTGCAAAAGCAGGCCACGGCCCAGCTACTCAGCCAGACGTTGAAAGAAGCACGTAAAAAGCCGGAGAAGAAAAAGAGCGCCACCCCTTCCGTCATTTACGGCAACGCCATCAAGACCAAACCCATCCCCATGCGCGAGCTGGCGGAGGATTCCGGCACGGTCTGTATCGAGGGGGAGATCATCGGCGTAGAAGTCAAAGATCTGCGCAACGGCAAGCAGATCATAAACTTTGATATGACCGATTACACCAACTCCTTTTCCGTCAAGCTGTTTGTGGAACCCAACAGCGGCGTGCAGGATCACTTGAAGCCCGGCGGTTATGTACGGGTCAAGGGCCCGGTGGTATTTGACAAATTCCAGCGGGAGACCGTAATCATGGCTAACGACATCGGCGCGGCCGAGGCGCCGGTGCGGGTGGATACGGCCGAGGTTAAGCGGGTGGAGCTGCACCTGCATACCCAGATGAGCGCCATGGATGCGCTTACGCCGGTCAAGGATCTGTTCAAGCAGGCCCACGCCTGGGGCCATGAGGCCGTGGCCATTACCGATCATGGCGTGGTGCAGGCCTTTCCGGATGCGTACGCCGCGGCCAAGGCCAATGGGATGAAGGCGATCTTCGGCGTCGAGGGGTATCTGGTGGACGACGCGGTGCCCATCGTGCGCAGACCGGGGGATAAGCGATTGCACACGGAGACGGTGGTATTCGATATCGAAACCACCGGCCTTAGCGTGGCTAAGTGCGGCATCACGGAGATCGGCGCGGTCAAGGTACGGGATGGGGAGATCATCGACCGGTTCTCCAGCTTTACCAACCCCGGCAGGCCCATCCCGCTCAACATCGTCAAGCTCACCGGCATTACCGATGAGATGGTGGCCGCAGCGCCCGATAATGCCACCGTAGTGCGCCAGTTTCTGGATTTTTGCGGGGATGCGGCGCTGTGCGCCCACAACGCTCCCTTTGATATATCGTTCATCCGCCATACGGCCAAACAGAACGGATGGACTTTTGAGCCTACGGTGATCGATACCCTCACCTTGGCGCGCAACCTGTATCCGGAACTGCGCAGCCACAAGCTCAATATCGTGGCGGATCATCTGGGGGTCTCGCTGAAGAACCATCACCGCGCCGTGCACGATGCCGAGGCCACGGCGCTGATTCTGCTGCGGCAGTTGGAGCAGTTAAAGCAGATGGGGCTGGAGCGGCTCAGCCAGGTCAACGGCGCGTTTTCCGAGCAGGTGGATACCAAAAAGCTGCCCTCTTACCATATCGTGCTGCTGGTGGAGAACCAGGAGGGGCTGCAAAACCTCTATAAGCTGGTTTCCGCCTCGCACCTGAAGTATTACCACCGCCGCCCGCGCATCCCCCGCACGCTGCTGAACCGCCTGCGGGGCGGTTTGATCGTAGGTTCTGCCTGCCAGGCGGGCGAGCTGTTCAAGGCCTTTTTAAACGGCGAGGACGATGACCGCATCGCCGAATTGGCCGAGTTTTACGATTATTACGAGATTCAACCCGATGCCAATAACGCCTTTTTGGTGCGGGAGGGCACGCTGCCTGATTTTGAGGCGCTGCACGACATCAATAAAAGGATCATCGCTCTGGGAGAAAAGTACAGCAAACCCGTGGTCGCCACGGGGGATGTGCACTTTTTGCACCCGCACGATGCGGAGTACCGCGCGATCCTGACCCATGGCATGGGTTTTGACGATGCGGACGAGCAATCCCCGCTCTACTTTAAATCCACCGATGAAATGCTGGAAGAGTTTAGCTACCTGGGGCAGGAGGAGGCCATGCGCGTGGTGGTGCACGCGCCGCGGGCCATCGCGGAAAAATGCGCCTCGCTCAAGCCCTATCCGGACGATCTGCACGCGCCCCGCATCGATGGGGCGGATGACGATATCCGCGAAATGGCCACAAAAAAGGCCCATGAGATCTACGGCGAGGTATTGCCGGAGGTGGTGGAAAAGCGGCTTAAAAAGGAGCTGGACGCCATCATCAACAACGGCTTTGCCGTGCTGTACCTGATCGCACATAAGCTGGTGAAAAAGTCGCTGGACGACCACTATTTGGTAGGCTCCCGGGGTTCGGTAGGTTCCTCCTTTGTGGCGACTATGTGCGATATAACCGAGGTAAACCCGCTGCCGCCCCACTATATCTGCCCCAACTGCAAGCACTGCGAGTTCGTGCATCAGGAAGGCATGGCGGATATTACCGGCGTGGACTTGCCGGACGCGGTCTGCCCCGAGTGTGGAACGCCCTATAAAAAGCAGGGGTACGGCATCCCCTTTGAGGTGTTTTTGGGCTTTAAGGGCGACAAAGTGCCTGATATCGACCTGAACTTCTCCGGCGTATACCAGCCCACGGCCCATAAATACGTGGAGGAGCTGTTCGGCAGCGACCACGTGTTCCGCGCCGGTACCATCGCCACCATTGCCGAAAAGACGGCTTACGGTTACGTGCGCAAGTACCTGGAGGATAAGGGCCGCGTGGCGCTGAATGCCGAGATCAACCGTCTGGTCAAGGGAAGCGCGGGGGTCAAGCGCACCACCGGCCAGCACCCGGGCGGCATCATCGTGGTGCCTAAGGATCGGGACATCCACGAGTTTACCGCAGTGCAGCGCCCGGCGGACGACGTGAACAGCGGCACCATTACCACCCATTTTGACTTTAACTCCCTGCACGACCGGCTGGTCAAGCTGGATATTCTGGGCCACGATGATCCCACCAGCATCCGCATGCTGGAGGATCTGACCGGCATTAATGCCCGAGAGATCCCGCTGGACGACCCCAAGACTATGCAGATATTTTCCTCTACCGAGCCGCTGGGGATCACACCTGAGGATATCGACTGCCCGGTGGGTACCTTCGGCATCCCAGAATTTGGCACCCGCTTTGTGCGCCAGATGCTGGTGGAGACCAAACCCACCACCATGGCTGAGCTGGTACGCATATCCGGTTTGAGCCACGGTACGGATGTGTGGACCAATAACGCCCAGGACCTGATCCGGGACGGGGTTTGCAGCCTGAACCAGTGCATCTGTACCCGAGACGATATTATGAACCAGCTGATGAACTACATGGACTCGGCGGATGCTTTTGCCATTATGGAGAGCGTGCGTAAGGGAAAGGGCCTGGTTTTAAAGCGCAAGGACGGAGCGGTGGATATGGAGCCTAAAATGCGGGAAGCCGGCGTGCCCGAGTGGTTCATCGACTCGTGCAAGAAGATCAAGTACATGTTCCCCAAGGCGCACGCGGTAGCCTATGTTACGATGGGTTTCCGCATCGCTTACTGCAAGGTCAACTACCCCAAGGCGTTTTATGCCACCTACTTTACCGTGCGCGCCGATGAGTTTGAGGCGGGGATGGTGACCGGCGGCATCCCGGGCATCAAAGCCAAGATCAAAGAATTTGACGGCCGCAATGGATTATCTCCCCGGGAAAAGTCCATACTAACGATGCTGGAGATCTCCCTTGAGATGTATTGCCGGGGGATACAGTTCTTACCGGTGGATCTGTACGCCTCGGACGCGACGGAATTTTTGATCGAGCCGGAGGGGATCCGCCTGCCTTTTACCGCCATTCCCGGGCTGGGGGCAAACGCCGCCCAATCCGTGGTGGAAGAGCGCAAGAACGGAAAATTCATCTCCATCGAGGAAATTGGGCGCCGTACCAAGCTCAGCCGGTCGGTGCTGGAAGTGATGCAGGAGATGGGCTGTCTGGGCGATTTGCCCAAAACCAGCCAGGTTACGCTGTTTTAG
- the pyrH gene encoding UMP kinase, with product MAEPAYKRIMLKLSGEAIVGENGQVINFDVVGKICDQIIQVVQMGIEVGIVIGAGNIWRGRQGSNMDRTTADYMGMLATGINALALQDAMEQRGVPTRVLSAIEMRAVAEPYIRRRAVRHLEKGRVVIFACGTGNPFFSTDTTAALRAAEIDAEAILLAKNVDGVYDSDPKVNPNAKRFSQIDYIDVLNRGLTVMDTTAITLCMDNKIPIVVFGLNEENSIRRAVMGEEFGTRVGALL from the coding sequence ATGGCAGAACCGGCTTATAAAAGAATCATGCTCAAACTCAGCGGCGAGGCGATCGTCGGGGAAAACGGCCAGGTGATCAACTTCGACGTGGTGGGTAAAATTTGCGATCAGATCATCCAGGTGGTGCAGATGGGCATCGAAGTGGGTATCGTCATCGGCGCAGGGAATATCTGGCGCGGCCGCCAGGGCAGCAATATGGACCGGACCACGGCGGACTATATGGGTATGCTGGCCACCGGCATCAACGCGCTGGCCCTTCAGGATGCGATGGAGCAGCGCGGGGTGCCCACGCGGGTGCTCAGCGCCATCGAGATGCGCGCGGTAGCGGAGCCTTACATCCGCAGGCGCGCGGTCCGGCATCTGGAAAAGGGGCGCGTGGTGATCTTCGCCTGCGGCACGGGCAACCCGTTCTTTTCTACGGATACCACCGCTGCGCTGCGCGCGGCCGAGATCGACGCAGAAGCGATCCTGCTGGCTAAAAACGTGGATGGGGTGTACGATTCGGACCCCAAAGTCAACCCCAATGCCAAGCGTTTCTCGCAGATCGATTATATCGATGTGCTCAACCGCGGGTTGACGGTAATGGATACGACGGCTATTACGCTGTGCATGGATAACAAGATCCCGATCGTGGTTTTTGGCCTTAACGAGGAGAACAGCATCCGCCGCGCGGTGATGGGAGAAGAGTTTGGCACCCGCGTGGGCGCGCTGCTCTAA
- a CDS encoding isoprenyl transferase, with the protein MKWFKKKAVQPGAIALDRSPDKLPRHIAMIMDGNGRWAKQRALPRTAGHRAGMETLETIIRACDELGIEALTVYAFSTENWARPKEEVAMLMNLLVEYFEKKIDELDRNGVCIRILGFEEQTPSRVREVMERACVCTRDNKGLKFNIAFNYGGRGEIVQAAKRFALDVAKGNVQAEALDEDGFGRYLFTAGLPEPDLLIRTSGEQRLSNFLLYQLAYAEFVFTDVYWPDYTKEEFFRSIAIYQSRSRRFGGV; encoded by the coding sequence ATGAAGTGGTTCAAGAAAAAGGCGGTGCAGCCTGGCGCTATCGCGCTGGATCGCTCGCCGGATAAACTGCCCCGGCATATCGCGATGATCATGGATGGAAACGGGCGCTGGGCTAAGCAGCGGGCGCTGCCGCGCACGGCAGGGCACCGGGCGGGCATGGAAACGCTGGAAACCATCATCCGTGCGTGTGACGAGCTGGGCATCGAGGCCCTGACGGTTTACGCCTTTTCCACCGAGAACTGGGCGCGGCCCAAAGAAGAAGTGGCCATGCTGATGAACCTGCTGGTGGAATACTTTGAGAAAAAGATCGACGAGCTGGACCGCAACGGCGTTTGCATCCGCATCCTGGGGTTTGAGGAGCAGACCCCCTCGCGCGTGCGCGAGGTGATGGAGCGCGCCTGTGTGTGCACGCGGGATAACAAGGGGTTGAAGTTTAACATCGCCTTTAATTATGGCGGGCGGGGTGAGATCGTGCAGGCGGCCAAGCGCTTTGCGCTGGACGTTGCCAAGGGCAACGTGCAGGCCGAAGCGCTGGATGAGGATGGTTTTGGCCGGTACCTGTTTACGGCGGGCCTGCCCGAGCCGGACCTTTTGATCCGCACCAGCGGAGAACAGCGGCTGAGCAACTTTTTGCTCTATCAGCTGGCGTATGCGGAGTTCGTATTTACCGATGTGTACTGGCCGGATTATACCAAGGAGGAATTTTTCCGGTCGATCGCGATTTACCAAAGCCGCAGCAGGCGATTTGGCGGTGTTTAA